One part of the Humulus lupulus chromosome 9, drHumLupu1.1, whole genome shotgun sequence genome encodes these proteins:
- the LOC133799418 gene encoding uncharacterized protein LOC133799418: protein MVQMIHIRSSRNLSYMGRVTLINSVLISIHSYWAQIMILPKLLLRRMESICQALLWKGTAKGSSPGQVAWENVCLPQSTGGLGFRNVINWNTVAMGKYVWAIAAKKDNLWVRWIHSVYLSNGNWWNNSALPNCSWYWKKIVAVKDIIKTKIDLSTFIAEGYSIQQRYAFLYLITNRVQWNNYVWGRLNIPKHRFIFWLAMKEKLRTRVQISKYDPSIDHSCLLCGDQDEDEQHLFFACPYSRSCLARLKTWLSWRTRAKDNGRLLLWIDKAKQIIKVRKQIIIVVLAALVYHIWLVRNYALWNHKVWCINHTVQRMQNEVKFRMFHIMPRKAKNVYRDWFEYTCSVI, encoded by the coding sequence ATGGTTCAGATGATTCATATACGGAGTTCGAGGAATCTTTCTTATATGGGGCGAGTAACTCTTATAAACTCAGTTTTGATCTCAATTCATTCTTATTGGGCTCAAATCATGATTTTGCCTAAACTTTTGTTGAGGAGGATGGAATCAATTTGTCAAGCTTTGCTTTGGAAAGGGACGGCTAAAGGCTCGAGTCCGGGTCAAGTAGCGTGGGAGAATGTTTGTCTTCCTCAATCGACTGGAGGTTTAGGATTTCGCAATGTGATTAATTGGAACACAGTAGCTATGGGGAAATATGTTTGGGCGATTGCTGCTAAAAAGGATAATCTTTGGGTTAGATGGATACATAGTGTCTACTTGTCTAATGGGAATTGGTGGAATAATTCAGCCCTCCCTAATTGCAGTTGGTATTGGAAAAAGATAGTAGCAGTCAAGGACATCATAAAAACTAAGATTGATTTGAGCACTTTCATCGCTGAAGGATATAGCATCCAACAACGGTATGCCTTTCTTTATCTGATTACTAATCGAGTGCAATGGAACAATTATGTTTGGGGAAGACTCAATATTCCCAAGCATAGATTCATTTTTTGGTTGGCAATGAAGGAGAAACTTCGCACCCGAGTTCAGATTAGTAAATATGATCCATCTATTGATCACTCTTGCCTACTGTGTGGAGATCAAGATGAGGATGAGCAGCACTTATTTTTCGCTTGCCCCTACAGCCGAAGTTGCCTTGCTCGACTGAAAACCTGGCTGAGTTGGAGAACTCGAGCAAAGGATAATGGCAGATTACTTCTTTGGATAGATAAAGCAAAACAAATCATCAAGGTGAGGAAACAAATCATTATTGTTGTTCTGGCAGCCCTTGTTTACCACATTTGGTTAGTAAGGAATTATGCTCTTTGGAATCACAAAGTCTGGTGTATTAATCATACTGTACAGAGAATGCAAAATGAGGTTAAATTTCGAATGTTTCATATAATGCCAAGGAAGGCAAAGAATGTATATAGAGATTGGTTTGAGTATACATGTAGTGTCATATAG